The Microlunatus soli genome contains the following window.
TCCGCGGCAAGCAGGCCGGCGTCCGGACCCACTCACTGGTCGGCCTCGGGTCGGCACTGTTCATGCTGGTCTCCAAGTACGGCTTCGCCGACCTGCTCGGCGACCAGGGGATCAGCCTGGACCCGAGCCGGATCGCGGCTCAGATCGTCTCCGGCATCGGCTTCCTGGGTGCGGGCATCATCGTCTTCCGCTCCGACGCGGTCCGCGGTCTGACCACCGCGGCGTCGATCTGGTTGACCGCCGCGATCGGCATGGCCTGCGGCGGCAGTCTGTTCGTCCTGGCCGGAGTCGTCACGGTGGCGTACTTCATCGTCGTCCTGGTCGGCCCGCTGCTGCATCGGCTGACCCATCGCGACGGTGCCGCGGAGTTGCAGATCGAGTATCGCGACGGACAGGGGCTGTTGCGCGACATCGTCGAGGTGATCACCCGGCAGAACTGGCAGATCGCCCGACTCCGGACCGGGTCGCACCGTACCGATCCCGGCTACGTTGCGGTCTTCATCGCGGCCGAGGGGGGCGCCGATGCCGGCGCGCTGCTGGAGGCGGTCGCCGGCGTCGACGGCGTCCGGTCGGTCGACTGGAGCGACGAGGACGACGCCAACTCCTGAGCTCGGCTCAGACCTCGGCCTTGTCGAGGTTGGTCAGGATGTCGGTCACTGTCTCGTCCGGGGTCTGCGCGCTGGAATCGAGCCAGTAGCCGATCTTCGCCGTCTCGTCCTGCAGCACCCGGTCCAGCGCGCCGGGGGAGAAGTGCACGTAGCCGGCCTTGGCCCGTTGTTCCTCCCGCCATTGCAGTGCCGTCACGCTCGGCGACAGCACGACCAGATGTCGTGGCCGGGTGTTGATCCGTTCGACGAACGGCGCCAGGTCGCGGCCGATGATCACGTCCTGCACGATCGCGTCGAAGTCCGCGGCGGCGTAGTTGTCGGCGGTCGCCGCGGCCAGGTCATAACGCAGCGACAGTTGCCGGACCGCCTCGTCGGACGGTTCGGGGGTCATCTCCGCGCGACCACCGATCACCATCCGGCGGAACACGTCGCCCCGGATGTGAGCGGAGCGCGGTAGCCGCTCGGCCAGGAGCTCGGCGACGGTGGACTTCCCCGCCGCCATCGCGCCGGTGATCACGATCACCCGTCCCGTCATGTACGCCATTGTGTCAAGAGCGAGATGAACGGAGTTTGAACACCCCTGGGTCTCCGCAGATGCGGGACGTAGGCTTCGGTCATGCCGCATTTTCGGATCTCCCAGGCAGCGGAGCTGCTGGGCGTGAGCGATGACACCGTCCGTCGCTGGATCGACTCGGGCCGGCTGACCGCGGTCGGTGAGAACGGTCCGGCCAAGGTCGACGGAGCCGAGCTCGCCGAACTGGCCCAGCAGGTCGCCAGCACGCCGCGGGGTGCCTCGCCGGCGGTCTCCAGCGCCCGGAACCAGTTCACCGGCCTGGTCACCAACGTCGTCAAGGACGGCGTGATGGCCCAGGTCGACCTGCAGTGCGGACCGTTCCGGGTGGTGTCGTTGATGTCGGCAGAGGCAGCCCATGATCTTGCTCTGGAGCCGGGCGCACTGGCCGTTGCGTCGGTGAAGGCGACCAACGTCGTCGTCGAGGTGCCGCAGTGAGGCGCCGACCGGCCGGTCCCGTCGCCGTCCTCGGTGCGCTGAGTGTGATCGCCCTGGCCGGCTGCGGCGGCCAATCGGGTGCGGCGGACTCGCCGTCGCCATCGACGGGTTCCTCCTCGGCCGAAGTGACCGGCAAGATCACCGTGTTGGCCGCCGCGTCGCTGACCGAGTCCTTCGCCACGATCGGCAAGGACTTCGAGAAGGCCCATCCGGGCAGCACGGTCACCTTCTCGTTCGGATCCAGTGCCACCCTGGCCACCCAGGTCAACCAGGGCGCACCGGCCGATGTCTTCGCCTCCGCCGACGAACGCACCATGAAGTCGGTCAGCGACGCCGGTCGTGCCGTCGGTGAACCGACGATCTTCGCCACCAACACGTTGCAGATCGCGGTCCCGCCGGGCAACCCGGGCAAGATCACCGGGCTGAAGGACTTTGCCGACCCGAAGAAGCGGACCGCCCTGTGTGCCAAGGAGGTTCCGTGCGGCGCGGCCGCGCAGAAGGTCTTCCAGGCCGCCGACGTGACGGCGAAACCGGCCAGCTACGAGGCCGACGTCAAGGCCGCGCTGCAGAAGGTCGAGTCCGATGAGGTGGATGCTGCTCTGGTCTACCGGACCGATGTCAGGTCGGCCGGCGACAAGGTACAGGGGATCGGCTTCGACGAGGCCGACGCCGTGGTCAACCGCTATCCGATCACCACGGTGAAGGAGTCCCGGGAGCAGGCGACGGCGTCGGCGTTCGTCGACTACGTCACCGGAGCGGACGGCCAGCAGGTGTTGCAGCAGGCCGGTTTCGGCGCACCCCGATGATCATGATCACCGATGGCGCGGTCTGATCGCGCCATCCGGGCCGACCGGCCGCCGATCGCACTCCTGGTGCCGGCGATGATCGGGCTGGCGTTCCTGGTGCTGCCATTGGTCGGCCTGCTGTTGCGGGCGCCGTGGACGCACGGTCCGGCCCTGCTGCGGGGATCGGGCGCCGGCCAGGCACTCGGCCTGTCCTTGATCACCTCGACGGCGGCGACGGGTTGTTCGCTGCTGGTGGGTGTGCCGCTGGCCTGGCTGCTGGCTCGTCCGGGTGGTCGGTACCGGTCGCTGCTGCGGGCAGTGATCACCGTTCCGCTCGTGTTGCCACCGGTGGTCGGCGGGGTGGCGCTGTTCGCGCTGCTCGGCCGGTCCGGGATCCTCGGCCGGCCGCTGTACGAACTGACCGGCTTCGCGCTGCCGTTCACTCCGTACGCGGTGGTGTTGTCCCAGACGTTCGTCGCACTGCCCTATCTGGTGCTGGCGGTGGAGGGGGCACTGCGAGCCGCCGACCGGCGCTATGAGGACGCGGCGCAGACTCTCGGCGCAACCCCGTTCCGGGTGTTCCGGCGGGTCACGCTGCCGCTGATCGGGCCGGGTATCGCCTCCGGTGCGGTGCTGGCCTGGGCCCGGGCGCTCGGCGAGTTCGGCGCCACGATCACCTTCGCCGGCAACTTCCCGGGCAGCACCCAGACGATGCCGCTGGCGATCTATCTGGCGTTGCAGACCGACACCGACACGGCGTTGCTGCTGTCGGTGCTGCTGTTGGCCGTGTCGGTCGCCGTGCTCGCCCTGCTCCGCGATCGATGGGTCAGGACATGGTGAGGGATGAGGGCATGGCGAGCGCGGCCGTGCTGGACGCCGCAGTCACCGTCCGCCGGGGGGACTTCGTTCTCGATCTCGCCCTGCAGGTGGCCGCCGGCGAGGTGGTCGCCCTGGTCGGTCCGAACGGTGCCGGCAAGACCACGACGCTGCGGACGCTGGCCGGACTGCTCCGACCGGACGGCGGCGAGGTGCGGCTGAACGGGGTGGTGCTCGATCGCGCGGGTGCCTCCGTGCCGGCCTATCGACGGCCGGTCGCTGTCGTCTTCCAGGACTATCTGCTGTTCCCGCACCTGTCCGTGCTGGACAACGTCGCCTTCGGCCTGCGATCGGCCGGGGTCGGCCGAGCCGCCGCCCGCCGAGCCGCCGCGGAGTGGCTGCGACGGATGGATGCCGCCGACCTCGCGCAGCAGCGGCCCGGTCAGCTGTCCGGCGGGCAGGCCCAGCGGGTCGCGTTGGCCCGGGCACTGGCGACCGAACCCGACCTGCTGCTGCTGGACGAACCACTGGCCGCGTTGGACGCCCGAACCCGGCTGACCGTACGTGGCGAGTTGCGTCGGCACCTGGCGACCTTCGGCGGCGCCGCAATCGTGATCACCCACGACCCGACCGATGCCGCCGTGCTGGCCGATCGGCTGGTCGTGATCGAGGATGGCCGGGTCGTCCAGCAGGGCAGTCCGAGCGAGGTCGCCCGCCGACCGCGGACCGACTACGTCGCCCGGTTGGTCGGGCTCAACCTGTTGGCCGGCGCCGGAGTCGGCGATCATCGTGTCCGGCTCGGCGACGGCACCGTGATCACCACCGCCGAACCGGCGATCGGCGCGGTGTACGCAGCGTTCCGGCCGTCGGCGATCGCGTTGTGGGCCGAGCGGCCGGCCGGCAGTCCGCGGAACGTCTGGGAGGTCGAGGTGGTCGGGCTGGAGCCCTTCGGTGACAGCGTCCGTGCCGAACTCCGTCGGCGTCCGGTCGACCGGCAGCGAGCCGCGCGGGAGATTGTGCGGCAGCAGACGGGCGAGCCGGACAGCGGCCAGAACGTGATCGCCGAGATCACCGCCGCCGCGGTCGCCGACCTCGACCTGATCCCCGGTCGCCGGGTCTGGGCGAGTCTGAAGGCGTCCGAGATCGAGGTCTATCCCGCGGACTGAGACGCCCGGCGGCGGACCTGGGCGGCAGAGCCAACCTGATCGGGATTCACAGGAAGCTCATGGTCCCCGCATGGCCGGACTGAGGATTCGTCACCTACAAAGGAAAGATGACTTCTTCGCCGCGCCATGCAACCGATGACGACGGGACCCGGACCCCCGGCCGCCGGCTCGGTCGGCGTGGCCTGCTGATCGGCGGCCTGGTGTTGGTCCCGGTCGCCGCCTTCGGCGGCTACCAGGCCTGGTCGGTCGCCGACGGTCTGAACGGTCTGCAGCGCGGGCTGGACCTGCCGACCGGCACCGGTTCGGCCGGCAGCACCGCGCCGACGACCGCCGATCCCGCTGCCGGCAGCGCGGTCGATGTGATGCTGCTCGGTTCGGACAGCCGGGACCCCGACGCCGAGGACGGCCGCAGCGACACCATCATGCTGTTGCACCTGGCGGCCGACCGGAAGAACGCCTACCTGATCTCGTTCCCGCGGGATCTCTGGGTGACCGTACCCGGACGCGGCAAGGCCAAGATCAATTCGGCCTACGCCGACGGCGGCAGCAACCTGATGGCCAAGACGTTGAACGAGCTGACCGGCATCGGGATCGACCATGCGGCAGTGATCGACTTCTCCGGATTCGCCGACCTGACCGAGGCCGTCGGCGGCGTCACCGTCAACAACTCCCGGGCCTTCGACAGCCACGGCTACCACTACTCGAAGGGCAGTATCACGATCGCGGGCAAGGAAGCGTTGTGGTTCGTCCGCGAGCGGCACGCGCTGCCGGACGGCGACTTCGACCGGGCGGCCAACCAGCGCAAGGTGGTCAAGGCACTGGCGGCCAAGATCGCCGGCCCGTCGACCCTGGCGAACCCGGGCAAGCTGTCCGACGTGATCGGCACCGTGTCCAAGTACGTGACCGTCGACGGCGGGCTGGACAACACGACGCTGCTCGGCCTGGCGGGTTCGATGAAGAGTGCGGCCGGTTCGCTGGTCACCCTGCAGGCCCCGGTGTCCGGGACCGGGATGATGGACGGGCAGTCGGTCGATCTGATCGACAGCGCACGGATGAAGAAGCTGGCCGCGGCCCTGCAACAGGACACCCTCGACGACTACGTCGCCACCCAGAGGTCCGACTGAAAGCCGTCCTGCCGGACGTGCCGCTCGGATAACGGGGCGGCGGGAGACGCGAACAGCACTTAGGGTGTCGGCGTGCCAGAAGTGCAGCCCGTGGTGGCGTCGGTCAACATCGCTTCCGCGATGCCCAACCCGTACAAGCAGACCCGGCAGACCGGGATCGGCAAGATGCCGGTCGACGGCCGGGTCGAAGTCCGGGCTCCCGGCCCCAAGCACGGAGGCCTGGGCAGCGGTCTGGTCGGCGACTTCATCGGCGACACGGCCAACCACGGCGGCGACGAGCAGGCCGTCTACTCCTTCACCCGCGAGGATCTGGATGCCTGGGAACGGCGCCTGGGTCGCGATCTCCCGTCCGGCTTCTTCGGTGAGAATCTGACCACCGTCGGGATCGACGTCAACCAGGCACGGATCGGCGAACGCTGGCAGATCGGCGAGCCCGCCGACGGCGTCGAGTTGGAGGTGACGTGCCCGCGAATCCCGTGCTCGACCTTCCGCGGTTGGGTGGGGGAGAAGGGCTGGCTGAAGACCTTCACCGAGGTCGCCCGGCCGGGTGCCTATCTCCGGGTCGTGCGGGCCGGGACCGTCGGCGCCGGCGACCCGATCACGATCTCGCGACCGCGTGATCATGACGTCACGATCTCCAAGGTCTACCGGGCCACCACCACCGAACGCCACCTGCTGCCGGAGTTGCTCGCGGCCGGCGACGACCTGTCCGACGAACTGCGACAGATCATCGCCGACCGCGGCGGATTCGACCTCTTCTGACCGTTCCCGCGCACTTTCGCGGTTGTCGCGGAGGCTAGAGCCCGCGCCGGAGCCGCGAAACTGCGCGGGAACGAGGTCAGCGGGCGTGCCAGAGGGGGGCGATCAGAGCTTCCACGGCGCTGTGCTGGGTGGCGGCGGTGATCGGTGAGATCGGGCCGGCCCAGTGCACGCCGTACAGATCCGATGCGGTCCGGTCCTTGGCGTAGGCGGTCGCTGCCTGGGTCTGCAGGAAATCCTGGTACGGCCGGCCGTCGAGTGCGGCATTGAGCTCGCCGAGGCCGCGGACGTAGGCACCCTTGAAGCTGGGGCCGTCGGCACCGCAGTCGCCGCCGTCGGCCTCACACGGCTCGGTCAGAACCCCGTCCTTGATGATCGCCGGAGCCTTGGTCGAGGCGTCGGCGAGCTCGGCGGCCCTGGTCAGATAGCTGTCGTCACCGGTTGCCTCGGCCAATTCGACCGCGGCACCGAGAATGATGCCCTGGTTGTAGGTCCAGGTGGTCTGGCCGTTGTTCTGGCAGTCGTCGGTCAGCCCGTCGTTGATCATGTTCTCGGAATTGATCATGCCCGAGTTCATCAGCCAGTCCCAGTTCTCGGTGGCCATCGCCAGATACTTCTGATCACCGTCCAGCCGGTTGTGCAGGCTGGCGGCGGCCTTGATCATCAACTCGTTGGTGACCGCGTTCTTGTAGGTCTTGTTGCGATTCCACAGCACGCCGCCGCCACAGACGTCGGAGTGGGTGGACCACATGTAGTCGACGTCGATGGCCGCCGTCTCCAGATACTTCTTCTTGCCCGTCAGGTCGTAGGCACGGATCCAGGCCAACGCCCACCAGCCGGTGTCGTCGATGTACTCGTTGGTGAAGTTGCCGTCCTGGGCATCCAAGTTGAGCTTGTAGGTGTTGTCGATCACCCAGTTGTTGCGATGATCACCGGTGGCCAGCGCGTAGTCGATGGTCGCGGTCAGGGCGTTGGCCGAGTTCCACCAGCCGGTGCTGTTCCACAGTCCGGTGTCGCGGTTGTAGAGGCCGGTCAGTGCGTTGACTCCATCGCGGGCGGCAGCTCTCGGCTGATAGCCCGACGCCGAGGCGATGCCGGTGCTGGCGACGAGCGTCGCCACCGCGGCGGCACCGGCAGCCAGTACGGTGACGCACCGGCCGATCAAGCGGTTCTTCATCGAACCCTCCAGGGGGATAGGCGTTCATGATCGATCTGGAGCATCGTAGAAACGTTTCCAGGCCAGCACAAGCCGCGCCGACACGCGTCGACACCATCGCGCCACACCAGACCCTTCCCGCACTCTGCACGGCGGCGAAGAGTGCCGGGAAGGGTCGATCGGGTGAGTTGATCTTGGTCGGTCAGCCAGCTGACGCGTCCGGCGCTACCCGCATCGGCTGCGTCGGGTGACTGCCAACCGACTCGAACCCCGCCGCCGGGTCGTCCAACAGGAGCAGATCACCGCTGCCGATGTCGAAGAACAGCCCGACCAGATGCAGCCGGCCGGTGGCCACCGCGTCGGCGACCAGATCGTAGCTGCGCAGCGTACGCAGCCCTTGGTCGACGTTGATCATCGCCAGCTGATCGACCTCGCTGTAGCCGTCCGCCGCCGCCCGGCGGGCGATCGGGTCGCCGGCCTGCCAGCGCGCCCGGGTCGACGCCGCCGGGTGCAGCCAGGAATGCAGCGGGCCGTCATCGATCGCCTGCTCGTGGACGGCCTGCATCGCCCCGCAGCCCGAATGTCCGCAGACCACCAGCACCGGCACCTCGAGCCGTCCGACGGCGAACTCGATCGCCGAGGCCACCGACGTGTCGGCTTCGGAGTGTGGCGGCGGGATCAGGTTGCCGATATTGCGGACCGTGAACAGATCACCCGGACCGCTGGAGGTGAGCACGTTCGGCACCACCCTGCTGTCGCCGCAGGTGATCCACATCGCACGCGGCCGCTGACCCATCGCGAGTCCGGCAAGGTGTGGACGGACCAGCTCCTTGGACCGCAGCTGATACTCACGGAACCCGTTCAGAACGACGGCGAGTGACTCGTCGGCATGCCGGTCCGGCGGCAGCGGGTCCAGGGCGGTCGGTTCGGCCGGACGCTCCAGCCGCTGCCAGAACGACCAGGGCGTGAACCACCGTGGCAACGGCGTGCTGCGAGCCGAGGCCTCGCGTCGTCGCAACTGGCTCCGGAGATCGCCTCCGCCGCGGAGCGTGGAGTCCAGCCCGGCCGAGCCGATCTCGTCCACGTGCACGCTGCCGCCGGCGGCCCGGTGTCGATCGATCCAGCCGTGCAGATGTTCGTAGGCAGCATGATCGAGATAGTCGGTGACCAGTTCGATCACCACATCGGAACCGGCCGGGACCCGGCCCAGCTCATGGGCGAGCCGGGGAATGGACAGGAACGACAGCCGGCCGTGCACCGGCAGTCGCCAGGTGCTCGCGTCGACCTGCTCGGCGCGGACCGAACTGATCATCACCCGGTAGAGGGTGATGGCAGCCGTCAGCGTCAACCCGATCAGGACGCCCTCCAGGAGATTGAGGACGACCACCGCGGCGACGGTGACCAGATAGACCAGCAACTCGCCGTGTCGTCGGAGTCGGCGCAGATGACCGAGGTTGATCAGCTTGGCGCCGACATGCACCAGCAGTCCGGCCAGAGCCGCCAACGGGACGAGTTCGATCACCGAGAACAGCAGCGCCGAGAACACCAGCACCCAGACGCCGTGCAGGATCGCCGAGGTCCTGGTCCGGGCGCCGGCGTTGATGTTCGTTGTGCTGCGCACGATCACACCGGTGATCGGCAGTCCGCCGATCGCGCCGGAGATCGTGTTCGCGGTGCCCTGGCCGATCAACTCGCGATCCAGATTGGCGCGCCGGCCGGTGTGCATCCCATCGGTTGCGACGGCCGAGGCCAGGGTCTCCACACTGGCGACCAGGGCGATGGTGATCACGCCGACGGCGAACGCGCTCCACCGGCCGTCGGGCAGGACCGGCAGGCTGAGGGAACTGAGGATCGATCCGGGCAGTTCCACGCGGGGAGCGTCGGATCCGGTGAACACCGCGATCGCCGTCGCGGCACCGATCGCGATCAACGGTCCCGGTATCGCCCGGACCCGACGCGGCAGCCGTGGCCAGATGATCAACAACGCGATCACGCCGAGACCGAGCAGGGTCGCCTCGCCGTGCAAACCGGCGATCTGTGTCGGCAGGTCCGACAGGTTGTCGACGAAGCTGCTGCCGGCCGAACCACCGAGAACGACGTGCAGTTGACTGGCCACGATGGTGAGCCCGACACCGGCCAGCATGCCGTGCACCACTGCCGGTGAGATCGCCAGGGCGACCCTGGCCAGGCGGGAGACGCCGAACAGGATCTGCAGCAGCCCGGCCGCGACCGTGATCAGACACGTCACGCCCCAGCCGAAGGTGTCGATCAGTTCGGCCACGATCACTGTCAGCCCGGCGGCGGGACCCGACACCTGGAGCGGTGCGCCGCCGAGGAAGCCGACCACGATGCCGCCGAGCACGGCGGCGATCAGGCCGGCGACCACCGGTGCTCCCGAGGCGACCGCAATGCCGAGGGAGAGCGGCACCGCGACCAGGAAGACGACCAGCGAGGCCGGTACGTCGTACCGCAGGTCGCGTAGTCGTTGCTGCAGGGGGATGGAGGGATGGGGTTGTGTGGAGGCCTTCACGGCCGTCACCTACTTCCGATGTCTGAGTGACAGGGAGGCGTGCCATCGGCATTGGTGGACCGCCCGCGACCCCGAGAACTGCGGACATGCATCGGATCAACCGGCGGGACGGTGTGAGGAGTTCCTGAGCCGGGGCTGAGTGGCCCGGAGTTAACGGGGCCGTAACGGTGGGTCTCGGATGCCGGAATGCGGGGGCCGGTGCGGTGCGTACGGCGGCGGTGGGTGGAATATCGGATCCGACGAGGAAGTTGGAGGCAAGCGTGACCGAACAGACGCAGACCAAGCTGGACGCCAAAGCCAGCGGAACCTTTGAGATCAAGGACCTCGGTGCGGTCCACCGGCTCGGATTCGGAGCGATGCGGATCACCGGCCCGGGCATCTGGGGCGAGCCGGCCGATCGCGAGGTCGCTCGCCAGGTCGTCCGGCGGGCCGTCGAGCTCGGCACCGACTTCATCGACACCGCCGACGCGTACGGGCCGAATGTCAGCGAGGAGATCATTGCCGAGGCGATCCATCCGTACGGTGAGGTCAAGATCGCGACCAAGATCGGACACACCCGACAGGGCCCGAACCAGTGGACCCCCGTCGGGCGACCGGAATACCTGCGGCAGCAGGTCGAACTGATCCTGCGCCGGCTGAAGATCGACAAGATCGATCTGCTTCAGCTGCACCGGATCGATCCCGAGGTGCCGGCCGAGACCCAGTTCGAGGCTCTCGCGGCCTTCCAGTCCGAGGGCAAGGTCGGTGCGCTCGGGCTCTCCGAGGTCAGCGTCGACGAGCTGAAGAAGGCCGCGGAGTTCTTCACCGTCGCCACAGTGCAGAACCGCTACAACCTGACCGACCGCAAGTCCGAGGACGTGCTGGACTACAGCACCGAACAGGGCATCGGCTTCATTCCGTGGGCGCCGATCTCGTCGGGCAAGCTCGCCGAACCGGGTGGTCCGGTGGCCGAGGTCGCCGAGCGGCTCGGCGCAACCTCCTCCCAGGTCGCCCTGGCCTGGCTGCTCCGCCGCTCCCCGGTGATGCTGCCGATCCCCGGCACCGGCTCGGTGGCCCATCTGGAGGAGAACATCGGCGCCGCATCGCTCCAGCTGGACGACGAGGCGTACGAGTCCATCGCCGCCGCCGTCGCCTGACGACCGAGCTCGCTCGCACCGGCTCCCCGGGACCTCGCCTCTCGCCGCCCGCCCCACCAAGGGCGATTCGGCAACACGAGCCGCGATGTGTCCCGGGGTGGTGCTGTCTGCGGGGCGATTTGGTAGCACGGGTTGCGATGTGTGCCGGGGTGGTGCTGTCTGCGGGGCGACTCGGTAGCACGGGTTGCGATGTGCGCGGGGGTGGTGCTGCTTGCGGGCGATTCGGTAACACGAGCTGCGATGTGCGCCGGGTGGTGCTGCTTGCGGGGACCGGATATCGGTCCAGGTTCCGTCGTTGGCTGGGCCGTCCGGAACGGTGCGTTGGGCCGGCGAGGCCTGCAAGCTCGGTGCAGTCGACCGGTTTTCGGGTGCGACCCCGCGGTGAGGTGTGTGAGTTGTGGACACTCGTCCGGTTCCCGCGCAGGGTGTGCGGCGGGAGAGGTGAGCTTCGGACAGTGCGCGTTCTTCGGCCGGCGTGCTCGGGACAAGCACGCGTTCGGGACTGGGATATGGCCGGGACCGGGAGACATCCGGGCAGCGGATCGGTGCCGAGCGACGAGCGAGGTACGTCCCGAGGCTGCGGTCGGCCGGCTTGGCGGCGGGACGTATCCTGGAACACGGTGCGGGGCAACGGTCGCGGCAGCGGGCGACACGCCACGGCGGAGTCGCGCGAGTGACACCACCGGAGCGGCCGGGGACGCTATTCCTGTTGCCTCATGTCAAGATGCCCGCGTGGTTTGGGTCGTTGACTCATCTGAAGATGCCCGCTTGGTGGGTAGCTTCTTGCCGCTGAGGTAGACGTGGTTGGTCTTGGCGCGGCGAGTGATCTGGCCCCGGCGGCGGGCGAGTTCGAGCAGGTTGGCTTGGATGTCGCTGATTTGGTGTTTCAGCTCGACCAGGTCGGTGTCGTGGCGGAGGTTTTCCAGTCGGGTCCGGTCGTGGGGGTCGACCATGTCGCCGAACTGGGTGAGGAGTCGGTGGCTGGGGGTGGCGCCCTGATCGTGACGTTTGCTCACTTTCGCTCCATGCCTGGTTTTGGAGATCAGTCGTTGTTGGGGCAGGAACTGGTTGACCTGGATCGAGACCAGGGGCCAGAGCTGGTTCAGGAGGTCGAGTTCGCGTCGGCTGTCGTAGCGGTAGTAGCCGACGTTGCGGCGCACCACTGACCAGTTCTTCTGCTCGATGTGGGCTTGGTCGTTGGAGTGGGATGACCGCCCGCGGGAGAAGGTGATCTTCCGGCTGGTGCACCAGTTCAGCAGGTGGTGGTTGATGAACTCGCTGCCGTTGTCGGAGTGGATCCCGCTGATGTGGAAGGGGAACCGGAGCCAGAGTTGTTCCAGCCCGGCTGCCACGATCCGTTCGCCTTTGGAGCGGACGGTGATGGTTTCGGTCCAGCCGGTGGCCACGTCAGTGGCATCGAGGCTGTAGTGGAAGTGGCCGTTGGCGTCGCCGCCGTCGTGGCCGACCAGATCGATCTGG
Protein-coding sequences here:
- a CDS encoding MgtC/SapB family protein, whose translation is MIIDALGRSEQMLPSYAVLETDLQWALQFERLPELGVALVLSMAVGFERQFRGKQAGVRTHSLVGLGSALFMLVSKYGFADLLGDQGISLDPSRIAAQIVSGIGFLGAGIIVFRSDAVRGLTTAASIWLTAAIGMACGGSLFVLAGVVTVAYFIVVLVGPLLHRLTHRDGAAELQIEYRDGQGLLRDIVEVITRQNWQIARLRTGSHRTDPGYVAVFIAAEGGADAGALLEAVAGVDGVRSVDWSDEDDANS
- a CDS encoding AAA family ATPase, whose protein sequence is MTGRVIVITGAMAAGKSTVAELLAERLPRSAHIRGDVFRRMVIGGRAEMTPEPSDEAVRQLSLRYDLAAATADNYAAADFDAIVQDVIIGRDLAPFVERINTRPRHLVVLSPSVTALQWREEQRAKAGYVHFSPGALDRVLQDETAKIGYWLDSSAQTPDETVTDILTNLDKAEV
- a CDS encoding TOBE domain-containing protein, translated to MPHFRISQAAELLGVSDDTVRRWIDSGRLTAVGENGPAKVDGAELAELAQQVASTPRGASPAVSSARNQFTGLVTNVVKDGVMAQVDLQCGPFRVVSLMSAEAAHDLALEPGALAVASVKATNVVVEVPQ
- the modA gene encoding molybdate ABC transporter substrate-binding protein; protein product: MRRRPAGPVAVLGALSVIALAGCGGQSGAADSPSPSTGSSSAEVTGKITVLAAASLTESFATIGKDFEKAHPGSTVTFSFGSSATLATQVNQGAPADVFASADERTMKSVSDAGRAVGEPTIFATNTLQIAVPPGNPGKITGLKDFADPKKRTALCAKEVPCGAAAQKVFQAADVTAKPASYEADVKAALQKVESDEVDAALVYRTDVRSAGDKVQGIGFDEADAVVNRYPITTVKESREQATASAFVDYVTGADGQQVLQQAGFGAPR
- a CDS encoding ABC transporter permease, with protein sequence MARSDRAIRADRPPIALLVPAMIGLAFLVLPLVGLLLRAPWTHGPALLRGSGAGQALGLSLITSTAATGCSLLVGVPLAWLLARPGGRYRSLLRAVITVPLVLPPVVGGVALFALLGRSGILGRPLYELTGFALPFTPYAVVLSQTFVALPYLVLAVEGALRAADRRYEDAAQTLGATPFRVFRRVTLPLIGPGIASGAVLAWARALGEFGATITFAGNFPGSTQTMPLAIYLALQTDTDTALLLSVLLLAVSVAVLALLRDRWVRTW
- a CDS encoding ABC transporter ATP-binding protein, yielding MASAAVLDAAVTVRRGDFVLDLALQVAAGEVVALVGPNGAGKTTTLRTLAGLLRPDGGEVRLNGVVLDRAGASVPAYRRPVAVVFQDYLLFPHLSVLDNVAFGLRSAGVGRAAARRAAAEWLRRMDAADLAQQRPGQLSGGQAQRVALARALATEPDLLLLDEPLAALDARTRLTVRGELRRHLATFGGAAIVITHDPTDAAVLADRLVVIEDGRVVQQGSPSEVARRPRTDYVARLVGLNLLAGAGVGDHRVRLGDGTVITTAEPAIGAVYAAFRPSAIALWAERPAGSPRNVWEVEVVGLEPFGDSVRAELRRRPVDRQRAAREIVRQQTGEPDSGQNVIAEITAAAVADLDLIPGRRVWASLKASEIEVYPAD
- a CDS encoding LCP family protein, producing MTSSPRHATDDDGTRTPGRRLGRRGLLIGGLVLVPVAAFGGYQAWSVADGLNGLQRGLDLPTGTGSAGSTAPTTADPAAGSAVDVMLLGSDSRDPDAEDGRSDTIMLLHLAADRKNAYLISFPRDLWVTVPGRGKAKINSAYADGGSNLMAKTLNELTGIGIDHAAVIDFSGFADLTEAVGGVTVNNSRAFDSHGYHYSKGSITIAGKEALWFVRERHALPDGDFDRAANQRKVVKALAAKIAGPSTLANPGKLSDVIGTVSKYVTVDGGLDNTTLLGLAGSMKSAAGSLVTLQAPVSGTGMMDGQSVDLIDSARMKKLAAALQQDTLDDYVATQRSD
- a CDS encoding MOSC domain-containing protein, whose translation is MPEVQPVVASVNIASAMPNPYKQTRQTGIGKMPVDGRVEVRAPGPKHGGLGSGLVGDFIGDTANHGGDEQAVYSFTREDLDAWERRLGRDLPSGFFGENLTTVGIDVNQARIGERWQIGEPADGVELEVTCPRIPCSTFRGWVGEKGWLKTFTEVARPGAYLRVVRAGTVGAGDPITISRPRDHDVTISKVYRATTTERHLLPELLAAGDDLSDELRQIIADRGGFDLF
- a CDS encoding glycoside hydrolase family 76 protein, translating into MKNRLIGRCVTVLAAGAAAVATLVASTGIASASGYQPRAAARDGVNALTGLYNRDTGLWNSTGWWNSANALTATIDYALATGDHRNNWVIDNTYKLNLDAQDGNFTNEYIDDTGWWALAWIRAYDLTGKKKYLETAAIDVDYMWSTHSDVCGGGVLWNRNKTYKNAVTNELMIKAAASLHNRLDGDQKYLAMATENWDWLMNSGMINSENMINDGLTDDCQNNGQTTWTYNQGIILGAAVELAEATGDDSYLTRAAELADASTKAPAIIKDGVLTEPCEADGGDCGADGPSFKGAYVRGLGELNAALDGRPYQDFLQTQAATAYAKDRTASDLYGVHWAGPISPITAATQHSAVEALIAPLWHAR